TCATGTGTTAGTCATATCCCATCGTGGTCCACAGGCCCACAATTGGTCGGTCAAGCTCACCTCGGGTGCATCTCCTTGCCGATGTCTGCTCCGGCTTGGGTGTCGGTCTGGTCGTACTGTGTTGCGGAGACCTTCAGTTTCTCCGACATATCCTGCGATACGGCAGCCATCGCTGCGCATGCGGCGGCGCGTGCATTGTCGGCCATCGCGAGTGCGGTGATGCTGACAGCGCAGACCGGACCGTGATTTACCAACATGGAGGCGCAGACACCGTCGGTGACTTCGGCTGTCAGCTCGATGTACTTCTTTGCTATGCCTTGACCGTCAGACAGTTCCTGAATATGGGCGGTAGTAACGCCCAGCGTGCCGTCAGACATTGATCGATCCTTCCCCAGTCCCTGTCGACGAGCCGGCCGACGGAGACCACGGTGTTGAAGTCGTATTTCCACCTGGCGGTGATACGAACGCTGGCGGAGCTCCCTTGGGCTTGGCGCCGGCAGCAACTTGTTGATAGGCGTTGGCTGCTTGCTGGAACTTCTGTGCATTCGCCAGAGTCAGCGCCTCCATGGTCCCAAATGCCCCTAGAGCGATGGGCATCGCTCCCGCGACTGCACCGAGCTCGAACGCCATCTGTTGCGCCGGCCCCGTCGGCGGGATTTTTCCAATGACAATCGCAATCGGGATACAGATGGTCAGCGACGTCGCGACGATTTCGAGGGCGGTACGTGTGTTGTCAATCTGCTGCGCCTCGTCGGCAATGATGCCTTTTACTTCCGTATCGATTTTGCCCATCGCGACTGCACGTTCCTGCTGCCGTTCGTTCTCACCGGCGTAGGCCTGCGATCCACTGCCATGCCACTGCTCGGTGGGCATTGCACGCTCCAAGGTGTCTGAGATCGCCTTGAAACCGTTTGCTCCCTTAGCGAACCGATCACCGGTCTCCGGATCGCCGACGCCGCACATCAACTGCATGCCATTGATGGCGAGAAGGGCCGCGCCGATGATGGGTGTACCGAAGCCCTGAATCCTTTTTGCCGACGAGCTGTATGAGCTGAAGCTGGTAGGGGTCACCCCGAAGAGTTTGTCCGCGCCAAACTCGCCGACCATCTGCGCTGCGCCTATGCCGTCTGCCACAAAGCCGAGTTTGGCGAGGCTCGCTTTTGCCGGATCCTCCGAATCCTTGGCGTCCAGATGCTCCCAAAAGCCCTTGCCTGCGAAGCCGATCTCGACAACCTTCTGGACGTGCTCCAGCTTGCTCATTGGCCCCCTTCCCCTATTGCTTCGCAACCTTAACAGCGTGATCACTGACCTCAGCGCGGCAATTTGAGCGGTGAGCATCGGGCCCGCCGGCTAGGGGTGCGGCTATGGGGTACTGGGCCGACGTGGCCTGGTTAGACTGCGAACATGCTGGTTCTGGGGGGAGGGTTTGTCCCGCTGTCGGGACGAAGTTGGCCGGACACTCCGCAAGAAGCATTGGCTCGTGCGATCTTCTTAATCCTCTTGGCGGCAGTGGTCATCCCGGCCGTGTATTGGATTTGCTGGTGGTTCACTACGAATCGGCCGATGGCCTACCAGCGGCAATTGGCGAAGGCGTCGGCTGAGTTCCGTGCCCGCTGGTCGGCTGGCCAACTCAACTGCGCGCCCTATGACCAGTTGGACGAGGAGGCGCAACGGTGTTGGCTGTTGATTCTTCTGCTCGAGGAGCGTCAGTTGGAGGCATCCGGTGCTGAGGAGTCATCTACAGACGTTGCCGCTGTGCGTCAGTGGCTGGACAGCGTGGTGGCGGCATTGAACGCAGCCGCCGCGCGAGATCGGCAGGCTGCCGGTGCGGGGGATTCGTGGTGACGTCGAGCGCTACCTTCGACGTAGGTTCCTTCATCGAGGGGTCCGTGCCTTTTGCGCTTATCGGACTGGCAACCATCATCGGCGGTGCTGCCTTCTTCTTTGGGATCGATTGGTACAGCAGAAAGGCCTCGTATCGCGAGCTCGCCCGCCTGTATACGCACTCCTCAGCGTTCTGGGCGCGCTGGCCGGGAGATCGGCTTTGGGTGGCACCGTACGGTGAGTTGGCAGCTGAAGCTGATAGGTGCGACGAGCTGATCAGAAGTGTCGGCGGCAAAAGGCTGAAGCTCAGTGTGAAAACGGCGCTGACGGAGAAGAAGCGGGCCAAGGAATTACGCGCTGAGTTCCGTCAGCAGCTCGAACGCGAGGAAGCCATGTATCAGCAGATGCTCGCAACCGTCCGTAGCGCCATGAACTACGCGATCGCTCAGGGTAGGGGCCCGCAGGCCCGGCCATACAACGCGTGAGTCCAGGTGGCCGGACCCGGTTTAGGCTGTGGCCGTGCGAGGGGACGAAGCGGCAATGGAGTTTGTCGCCCGTGGACGGCTGCCGAGCACACCAGAGGAATGGCTCGGGCTGTTGGCGGCCATTGGTGTGATGGGCGCAACCTATGTGCTGGTGCAGATTTGGGCCGGCCGCAGCGTAGCCAAGGAGTTGGATGCGCTGGAAGCGCGGCTAGTAGCCGAATCATCCCAGTTCAGAAACCGGTGGCCCGCGCAGTTGCTGTGGCAGGCGCCGTACGCGGAGCTGGAAGCTGAGGCCGAGCGTTCTTGGCGGATCGTCTTTGTCCTGGGGCAGCGGCGCGATCTTGCGCGGCGAGGCCGAGGCGGCGATTTTGATACCCAAATTGCTGCCGTCCGCAGCTGGATCACCACAGTTGTCAATGCGATGAATGTCGTTGCTTCCCGTGGACGGTAAGTCGATGTTCGACAATGTGCTTGCTGCGGGTTCTCATGAACCCAAGAGCTTCCTCACCTTTCTGACAATCGGTTTGGTGCTGTCTGCCCTCTTTGCCGCCGGAGCGATTGGCGTGGCCATGATTCCGTCAGAGGCAGGCGAACGACTGGATGCCGAACGGGCGCGGCTGTTCACCCACTCCGAAGCGTTCTGGGCGCGATGGCCGAACAATCGTGTGTTCGAGGCGCCCTATGACGAATTGGCCGACGAGGCGATCCGCTGCGAGCGGGTCATCGAGATCTATCAACGGCAGCGGGGCACGAATGTCCGCCCGGCAACGGGGCACGCTCGCAAGATCTACGACAAAGCCAACAGCCAGATCGCTGCTTACCAGGCGATGCTCAACTCGGTTCACAACGCGATGCACTACGCGATCGCACAGGGCCGCGGCCCTCAGCTGCCTTCGAATTGATTCCGCCCCAACGTATTCACGAAGGTGGGGCCGCGGCGCTCTAGTTCACCCCGGTATTCGTCGGCCCAGGCGCTGAATGGGTGATGCGCCAGATGCTCATTGCGGAACCGGTCGTCTTCGGACACCTCGGAAACGCAGAATGCGGGAATGGCGAGGTCGACCACGGGGCCGCCGCGCTCGACTTCGGCGAGCAGTAGCGGTGCGTTTCTGCCGAGGAACTGGTCGATGATCCAGCCGTCTTCGCCCAGCCACATCGAATAGCGAACCTTCGCGATGACATGTTCGGATCGGCCCACGATCTGCGCAGCGATCAATGGATCGAGCTCGCGTTCGGCCTCGTAGCGGGTGCCGCCGACGGCGGGTCCTTTGGCGGTCATGGTCCCGAGCGAATCCTCGCCCAATGTCGCTACGAGCTGGGCGGGAGTGGCATTCAATTCCGCGGGTGCGGGGCCTTGTACCCGGACGCGCACCGCGTATCCATCGGATGCGAACAGATATGCCTGCACGATGAGGGCAGGCGCGGGATCTGACGCTGCCGCCGCGGGCAATTCGCGGACAAAAAACTTCCGCTCGAATTCGAAATCACCGAAACCGGATTCGGACATGCGCACACCGTAGCCCGATCTGCGCCGAATGCGTCGCCTATAGGGCGTGAATTCCCTTGTAGAGCACGAGGAGGCCGATCACCACGAGAATCGCCGCAACCAACACCGCGTGGTTGCGTTCCATCCATTCTTTCAGCCGGCCCAGCGCCGGGTCCAAGCGCTCACCGGACACCGCATACGCCAGGATCGGCAAGGCCACGGTCGATCCGGCGGCCACGACGAAGTACAGCCCCGCCGCCCAAACCCCTGGCTGACCGAGCCCGGCGCTGCCGATCGCCAAACCTGCTGCCACGCAGATGAACAGCACTTTGGGGTTCACCACGGTCAGCGCCAGGCCCGCGGCACCTGCCCGGACCGGCGTGAGCTTGCTCAGGCTGGCCATCCACTTGGGGCTGTGCTCTGACTTGGCCCGGGTCAGATAGCGGTACACACCGAAGGCGATCAACGCGGCGCCGACCACGATGCGCAGCCACGACGCCCACGTCGGGGGCTCGTCGAGCCGGCCGAACAGTCCGGAGACGCCGACGAAGATGGCGGTGAGCGCGGCCAGGCCGAGGAACCATCCGGCGAGGAAGGACAGGCCCGTCGGCCGCGGGCGGGGGGTGTGCAGCACGAGTACCGCCGGGATGATCGACAGCGGCGACAGCGCCACCACCATGGCCAGCGGGATGAGTTCGGCGAAAACCGAACCCCAGCTCTCCGTCATGAGCAAAAACCTAGCAACCCGCGGCGATGTCTTCGACGGCGTCGGCGGCATATTCCGGTCCGCCGTGCGCGCGGATGTCCGCGCGGATGGCGTCGAGGTTGCGCCGGATCTGTTGATCGGCGGTGACACCGAGCACCGCGTCGCGAATTTCCGTCACGCCGGGCAGGTGGTCCGGTAGGTGTCCGCCCGCTCCGATGGCCTCCAAACGCGCGGCATTGGCCGGCTGGTCGACGGACTGCGGCATCGCCACCATCGGCACGCCGAACCACAGACCTTCGGTGCACGAGCCCATTCCGGCGTGGGTGATGAAGCAGTCGGCCCGCTGCAGCACGGCCGGCTGGGGAACGGACTGGTGTACCTGAACCCACGACGGGACCGGACCGACGTCGGCGCGGCCCTTCGCCAACACCAGGCGCCAACCCTGCCCGTCGAGAGCCTCGATCACGTTGCGGTACACGTCAGCTCGTTCGGTATAGGCGGTGCCGAAGGCCAGCAGTGCCAGCGGGCCGTCGCCGGGCGGGGGTGTCCAGTCGCCCGGATCGACCCGTCGAGGGTCGATGCACGGCCCGACGAACCGGTAGCGGTCGCCGACGCGCTCGGCGTTGCGTTGCATCACTCGGGGGATCAACACCAGGCAGCGGCGCGGTGCGCCGGTCACCTCGTCGAAGGTCAATCCCGACCGGGAATCGCCGAGCCACGCCTCGAATGCTTCTCGATAGGCCCGTCCGGCCGGACTGTTGAAGATCGGATCAAGGATCTCGGCCATGTCGTCGTGATAGCCCTCCCAGGCCACCTCGCTGGGTGACAACTGCGCCGCGGGCACGCCCCAGGAGTCGGCGGCCACGGGTCCGGCCATGCCGCCGATGTCGTAGAGCACCAGGTCGGGCCGGTCGGTGTCGAGGGCGCCGTGCACCTGGGGCAGGACGTGTACGGCCTCGTCGAAGAACAT
Above is a window of Mycolicibacterium boenickei DNA encoding:
- a CDS encoding GAP family protein; this encodes MTESWGSVFAELIPLAMVVALSPLSIIPAVLVLHTPRPRPTGLSFLAGWFLGLAALTAIFVGVSGLFGRLDEPPTWASWLRIVVGAALIAFGVYRYLTRAKSEHSPKWMASLSKLTPVRAGAAGLALTVVNPKVLFICVAAGLAIGSAGLGQPGVWAAGLYFVVAAGSTVALPILAYAVSGERLDPALGRLKEWMERNHAVLVAAILVVIGLLVLYKGIHAL
- a CDS encoding macrolide family glycosyltransferase; its protein translation is MHIAVVAASAPSHMYPHLAVVHELVRRGHRVSYLVGGHLAGLAAPTGADVIACTSVLAGAPGAPESFDEADPVAGMRMFFDEAVHVLPQVHGALDTDRPDLVLYDIGGMAGPVAADSWGVPAAQLSPSEVAWEGYHDDMAEILDPIFNSPAGRAYREAFEAWLGDSRSGLTFDEVTGAPRRCLVLIPRVMQRNAERVGDRYRFVGPCIDPRRVDPGDWTPPPGDGPLALLAFGTAYTERADVYRNVIEALDGQGWRLVLAKGRADVGPVPSWVQVHQSVPQPAVLQRADCFITHAGMGSCTEGLWFGVPMVAMPQSVDQPANAARLEAIGAGGHLPDHLPGVTEIRDAVLGVTADQQIRRNLDAIRADIRAHGGPEYAADAVEDIAAGC
- a CDS encoding type VII secretion target translates to MSDGTLGVTTAHIQELSDGQGIAKKYIELTAEVTDGVCASMLVNHGPVCAVSITALAMADNARAAACAAMAAVSQDMSEKLKVSATQYDQTDTQAGADIGKEMHPR
- a CDS encoding EspA/EspE family type VII secretion system effector, which codes for MSKLEHVQKVVEIGFAGKGFWEHLDAKDSEDPAKASLAKLGFVADGIGAAQMVGEFGADKLFGVTPTSFSSYSSSAKRIQGFGTPIIGAALLAINGMQLMCGVGDPETGDRFAKGANGFKAISDTLERAMPTEQWHGSGSQAYAGENERQQERAVAMGKIDTEVKGIIADEAQQIDNTRTALEIVATSLTICIPIAIVIGKIPPTGPAQQMAFELGAVAGAMPIALGAFGTMEALTLANAQKFQQAANAYQQVAAGAKPKGAPPAFVSPPGGNTTSTPWSPSAGSSTGTGEGSINV
- a CDS encoding CYTH domain-containing protein; translated protein: MSESGFGDFEFERKFFVRELPAAAASDPAPALIVQAYLFASDGYAVRVRVQGPAPAELNATPAQLVATLGEDSLGTMTAKGPAVGGTRYEAERELDPLIAAQIVGRSEHVIAKVRYSMWLGEDGWIIDQFLGRNAPLLLAEVERGGPVVDLAIPAFCVSEVSEDDRFRNEHLAHHPFSAWADEYRGELERRGPTFVNTLGRNQFEGS